From a single Phaenicophaeus curvirostris isolate KB17595 chromosome 23, BPBGC_Pcur_1.0, whole genome shotgun sequence genomic region:
- the LOC138730312 gene encoding ras-related protein Rab-42-like: protein MPNNILGPGGQGRSFSLLLRPGTLCLSVQVTARPEPSPCPQGRCCGVGTRVEAHGQDPASSRVVNRTPAMGTEREPSWEPSQDPDALGHYQFRIIVLGDAAVGKSSLLRCFAEGPVGVAAPGPTVGVEFYSRTVPLPPTGKAKLQLWDTAGQERFRSITRSFYRSAAGVLLVFDLTNRASFEHVPDWYHEAAGDRPPAFVLVGHKCDLAAERAVSAEEAGHLAATLGMAFVETSTHGNLNVELAFQTLARGIQQALGRGEVTPPRGGIRLIPSQSHRPRPARGKPRGRCQC from the exons ATGCCAAACAACATCCTGGGGCCAGGAGGACAAGGACGcagcttctccctcctcctccgccCTGGGACGCTTTGTTTGTCTGTCCAGGTGACTGCGAGGCCTGAaccgtccccgtgtccccagggaAGGTGCTGCGGGGTGGGGACGAGGGTGGAGGCACATGGCCAGGATCCAGCCAGCTCCAGAGTGGTGAATCGGACGCCGGCAATGGGGACGGAGAGGGAACCATCGTGGGAACCATCGCAGGACCCCGACGCGCTGGGACACTACCAATTCCGCATCATCGTGCTGGGGGACGCGGCGGTGGGGAAATCCTCGCTGCTGCGCTGCTTCGCGGAGGGTCCGGTGGGGGTGGCCGCCCCTGGCCCCACCGTTGGCGTGGAATTCTACAGCCGCACCGTCCCGCTGCCGCCCACCGGCAAGGCCAAGCTGCAGCTGTGGGACACGGCcggccaggagaggttcag GTCCATCACCAGATCCTTCTACCGGAGCGCGGCGGGGGTGCTGCTGGTCTTCGACCTCACCAACCGCGCGTCCTTCGAGCACGTCCCCGACTGGTACCATGAAGCTGCCGGCGACCGGCCTCCGGCCTTCGTCCTGGTGGGTCACAAGTGCGACCTGGCAGCCGAGCGAGCCGTGTCGGCAGAGGAGGCCGGGCACCTGGCGGCCACGCTGGGCATGGCCTTCGTGGAGACCTCGACTCATGGCAACCTCAACGTGGAGTTGGCTTTCCAGACGCTGGCGAGGGGCATCCAGCAGGCGCTGGGCCGCGGGGAGGTCACCCCTCCCCGTGGTGGCATCAGGCTCATCCCCAGCCAGAGCCACCGGCCGCGCCCAGCACGAGGGAAGCCCCGAGGACGCTGCCAGTGTTGA
- the LOC138730316 gene encoding ras-related protein Rab-39B-like: MEPRWQFQFRVIMLGDSTVGKSSLLRRYTEGVFLDAVNQTVGVDFYVQFVELEPGLRVKLQFWDTAGQERFRSVTRSYYRNSAGAMLLFDLTNRSSFESVRQWHQEVTDTIQPFRMVFLLVGHKSDLGGQRRVGRKEAEKLAASLGAQYIETSAKDASNVVQAFQMLTLAIYQALQTGRLAPTEAWDGVKSSVPLPLLLKAGGPGKEEEKKKKRCSC, from the exons ATGGAGCCGCGGTGGCAGTTCCAGTTCCGGGTGATCATGCTGGGGGACTCGACGGTGGGCAAGTCCTCGCTGCTGCGACGTTACACCGAGGGCGTCTTCTTGGACGCCGTCAACCAGACGGTGGGAGTGGATTTCTACGTCCAGTTCGTGGAGCTGGAGCCGGGGCTGAGGGTGAAGCTGCAGTTCTGGGACACGGCCGGGCAGGAGCGATTCAG GTCCGTGACTCGCTCCTACTACCGCAACTCAGCGGGGGCCATGCTGCTCTTCGACCTCACCAACCGCTCGTCCTTCGAGAGCGTCCGGCAGTGGCACCAGGAGGTGACCGACACCATCCAGCCCTTCCGCATGGTCTTCTTGCTGGTGGGACACAAGAGCGACCTGGGAGGGCAGCGGCGGGTGGGCAGGAAGGAGGCTGAGAAGCTGGCGGCCTCGCTGGGGGCTCAGTACATCGAGACCTCGGCCAAGGACGCCAGCAACGTGGTGCAAGCGTTCCAGATGTTGACCTTGGCCATCTACCAGGCACTGCAGACGGGGCGGTTGGCTCCCACCGAGGCCTGGGACGGGGTGAAGAGCAGCGTCCCGCTGCCCCTGCTGCTCAAGGCTGGGGGGCcggggaaggaagaggagaagaagaagaagagatgCTCGTGCTAG
- the TAF12 gene encoding transcription initiation factor TFIID subunit 12 has protein sequence MNQFGPSTLINLSNFSSIKPEPASTPPQSSMANSTTVAKMPGTPSTGGRLSPEGNQVLTKKKLQDLVREVDPNEQLDEDVEEMLLQIADDFIESVVTAACQLARHRKSNTLEVKDVQLHLERQWNMWIPGFGSEEIRPYKKACTTEAHKQRMALIRKTTKK, from the exons ATGAACCAGTTTGGCCCATCTACCTTGATCAACCTCTCCAACTTCTCCTCAATAAAGCCGGAACCAGCCAGCACTCCGCCGCAGAGCTCCATGGCCAACAGCACCACCGTGGCCAAGATGCCCGGGACACCCAGCACGGGAGGGCGGCTCAGTCCCGAAGGCAACCAG GTTTTAACCAAGAAGAAATTGCAGGACCTGGTGCGCGAGGTGGATCCAAATGAGCAGCTGGATGAAGATGTGGAAGAA ATGCTGTTGCAGATCGCTGACGATTTCATAGAGAGCGTGGTGACGGCCGCCTGCCAGCTCGCGCGGCATCGCAAGTCAAACACCCTGGAGGTGAAAGACGTCCAGTTACATCTCG AGCGTCAGTGGAACATGTGGATCCCGGGCTTTGGTTCTGAAGAAATCAGGCCCTACAAAAAAGCCTGCACTACAGAAGCTCACAAACAG AGAATGGCACTGATTCGCAAAACAACCAAGAAATAG
- the LOC138730297 gene encoding discoidin, CUB and LCCL domain-containing protein 1-like isoform X2 gives MRGGGGAARGALAVALLLLRRCLLLGPLGPRPAGGQDGDGCGHTLLTLHSGTLSSKNYPGTYPNHTACRWHLRAPPGTSLLLAFGDVDLEPSEHCAHSSLLLADPEAGTAYGPYCRNAGPATPLLVTNSSTVTVLFNSTSHRSGRGLLLSYATSQHPDLISCLVRGTHYTQEHISVYCPAGCKDIDGDIWGNPTQGYRDTSVLCKAAVHAGAIADELGGQVTLSREKGITLYESAFANGLHSKRGSLSEKRLIFHKACSDVLDVATFNTSSWWHEVDALGQDRAWVAERAALGTAGHSWAAEPGSEAAWLELDLGTRRKITGIITKGSSEQHDYYVTSYRVSFSRDGKNWRPYRGSGGQEDKIFEGNIDSHGEVSNAFIPPIVARYIRVLPRSWHQRVALKVALVGCQSARVRTPQPYVPSVPKEVPVPTSRSPGRTPIPGVALEPERAGSTLLVMLLIGGFVLLCSSLLLLAFLCRRKRKPAAQLNCGITKEYAEPDLVQVSPGSQPGPSTFKPLPDEGYALPLVVSHYDVPGKHHDYAEPLLPEPEYATPFGEPEPTGARQSPCGVAGLPGSSRYDAPALRPGRLELSRECSLSHVYHEAL, from the exons AtgcggggaggcggcggggcggcgcggggggcgctGGCCGtggccctgctcctgctccgcCGCTGCCTCCTGCTCGGGCCGCTGGGGCCGCGCCCGGCCGGCGGACAGGACG GGGACGGCTGCGGCCACACGCTGCTGACGCTCCACAGCGGCACCCTGAGCTCCAAGAATTATCCAGGCACCTATCCCAACCACACCGCCTGCCGCTGGCACCTGCGGGCCCCCCCGGGCACCTCCCTCCTCCTGGCTTTTGGAGACGTGGACCTGGAGCCCTCGGAGCACTGTGCCCACAGCTCCCTGCTGCTCGCCGACCCCGAGGCCGGCACCGCCTACG GGCCCTACTGCAGGAACGCCGGCCCCGCCACCCCGCTCCTGGTGACAAACTCCAGCACCGTGACCGTCCTGTTCAACAGCACAAGCCATCGCTCCGGACGAGGCCTCCTCCTCTCCTACGCCACCTCACAGCACCCAG ACCTCATCTCCTGCCTGGTTCGAGGCACGCATTACACCCAGGAGCACATCAG CGTGTACTGCCCCGCGGGCTGCAAGGATATCGACGGGGACATCTGGGGCAACCCCACGCAGGGCTACCGGGAC ACCTCGGTGCTGTGCAAGGCAGCCGTGCACGCCGGGGCGATCGCGGACGAGCTGGGCGGGCAGGTCACCCTGTCACGGGAGAAGGGGATCACGCTTTACGAGTCGGCCTTCGCCAACGGGCTCCACTCCAAAAG GGGATCCCTCTCTGAGAAGCGGCTCATATTCCACAAAG CCTGCAGCGATGTGCTGGACGTGGCCACCTTCAACACCTCGTCCTGGTGGCACGAGGTGGATGCACTGGGCCAGGACAGAGCCTGGGTGGCTGAACGGGCAGCACTGGGCACCGCTGGCCATTCCTGGGCAGCCGAACCCGGCTCTGAGGCTGCCTGGCTGGAGCTGGACCTGGGCACCCGCAGGAAAATCACAG GCATCATCACCAAGGGCTCCTCCGAGCAGCACGACTATTACGTGACGTCCTATCGGGTGTCCTTCAGCCGCGACGGGAAGAACTGGAGACCCTACAGAGGCAGCGGTGGCCAGGAGGACAAG ATCTTTGAGGGAAACATTGACAGCCACGGGGAGGTCTCCAACGCCTTCATCCCCCCCATCGTCGCCCGCTACATCCGCGTCCTGCCCCGGAGCTGGCACCAGCGCGTGGCCTTGAAGGTGGCCCTGGTGGGCTGCCAGTCGGCACGGGTCCGCACGCCCCAGCCCTACG TGCCCAGCGTCCCCAAGGAGGTTCCCGTCCCCACCAGCCGCTCGCCCGGCCGCACGCCCATCCCCGGTGTCGCCTTGGAACCGGAGAGGGCAG gcTCCACACTGCTGGTGATGCTGCTCATCGGTggctttgtgcttctctgctccagcctcTTGCTGCTGGCTTTCCTCTGCCGCAGGAAGAG GAAGCCAGCGGCGCAGCTGAACTGTGGGATCACAAAAG AGTACGCGGAGCCAGACCTGGTGCAGGTGAGCCCCGGCAGCCAGCCGGGCCCTTCCACCTTCAAGCCGCTCCCGGACGAGGGCTATGCGTTGCCGCTGGTTGTGAGCCACTACGACGTGCCAGGAAAACACCACGACTACGCCGAGCCGCTGCTGCCCGAGCCCGAGTACGCCACGCCGTTCGGTGAGCCTGAGCCCACCGGTGCCCGCCAGAGCCCCTGCGGTGTGGCCGGGCTCCCCGGCTCCTCACGGTACGATGCACCCGCCCTGCGGCCCGGCAGGCTGGAGCTGAGCAGGGAATGTTCCCTCTCACACGTCTATCACGAGGCCTTGTGA
- the LOC138730297 gene encoding discoidin, CUB and LCCL domain-containing protein 1-like isoform X1 translates to MRGGGGAARGALAVALLLLRRCLLLGPLGPRPAGGQDGDGCGHTLLTLHSGTLSSKNYPGTYPNHTACRWHLRAPPGTSLLLAFGDVDLEPSEHCAHSSLLLADPEAGTAYGPYCRNAGPATPLLVTNSSTVTVLFNSTSHRSGRGLLLSYATSQHPDLISCLVRGTHYTQEHISVYCPAGCKDIDGDIWGNPTQGYRDTSVLCKAAVHAGAIADELGGQVTLSREKGITLYESAFANGLHSKRGSLSEKRLIFHKACSDVLDVATFNTSSWWHEVDALGQDRAWVAERAALGTAGHSWAAEPGSEAAWLELDLGTRRKITGIITKGSSEQHDYYVTSYRVSFSRDGKNWRPYRGSGGQEDKIFEGNIDSHGEVSNAFIPPIVARYIRVLPRSWHQRVALKVALVGCQSARVRTPQPYVPSVPKEVPVPTSRSPGRTPIPGVALEPERAGSTLLVMLLIGGFVLLCSSLLLLAFLCRRKRKPAAQLNCGITKGYPNLDASQVCSLQSLSSPGSMLASFPVAATPGDLSLTQSPEYAEPDLVQVSPGSQPGPSTFKPLPDEGYALPLVVSHYDVPGKHHDYAEPLLPEPEYATPFGEPEPTGARQSPCGVAGLPGSSRYDAPALRPGRLELSRECSLSHVYHEAL, encoded by the exons AtgcggggaggcggcggggcggcgcggggggcgctGGCCGtggccctgctcctgctccgcCGCTGCCTCCTGCTCGGGCCGCTGGGGCCGCGCCCGGCCGGCGGACAGGACG GGGACGGCTGCGGCCACACGCTGCTGACGCTCCACAGCGGCACCCTGAGCTCCAAGAATTATCCAGGCACCTATCCCAACCACACCGCCTGCCGCTGGCACCTGCGGGCCCCCCCGGGCACCTCCCTCCTCCTGGCTTTTGGAGACGTGGACCTGGAGCCCTCGGAGCACTGTGCCCACAGCTCCCTGCTGCTCGCCGACCCCGAGGCCGGCACCGCCTACG GGCCCTACTGCAGGAACGCCGGCCCCGCCACCCCGCTCCTGGTGACAAACTCCAGCACCGTGACCGTCCTGTTCAACAGCACAAGCCATCGCTCCGGACGAGGCCTCCTCCTCTCCTACGCCACCTCACAGCACCCAG ACCTCATCTCCTGCCTGGTTCGAGGCACGCATTACACCCAGGAGCACATCAG CGTGTACTGCCCCGCGGGCTGCAAGGATATCGACGGGGACATCTGGGGCAACCCCACGCAGGGCTACCGGGAC ACCTCGGTGCTGTGCAAGGCAGCCGTGCACGCCGGGGCGATCGCGGACGAGCTGGGCGGGCAGGTCACCCTGTCACGGGAGAAGGGGATCACGCTTTACGAGTCGGCCTTCGCCAACGGGCTCCACTCCAAAAG GGGATCCCTCTCTGAGAAGCGGCTCATATTCCACAAAG CCTGCAGCGATGTGCTGGACGTGGCCACCTTCAACACCTCGTCCTGGTGGCACGAGGTGGATGCACTGGGCCAGGACAGAGCCTGGGTGGCTGAACGGGCAGCACTGGGCACCGCTGGCCATTCCTGGGCAGCCGAACCCGGCTCTGAGGCTGCCTGGCTGGAGCTGGACCTGGGCACCCGCAGGAAAATCACAG GCATCATCACCAAGGGCTCCTCCGAGCAGCACGACTATTACGTGACGTCCTATCGGGTGTCCTTCAGCCGCGACGGGAAGAACTGGAGACCCTACAGAGGCAGCGGTGGCCAGGAGGACAAG ATCTTTGAGGGAAACATTGACAGCCACGGGGAGGTCTCCAACGCCTTCATCCCCCCCATCGTCGCCCGCTACATCCGCGTCCTGCCCCGGAGCTGGCACCAGCGCGTGGCCTTGAAGGTGGCCCTGGTGGGCTGCCAGTCGGCACGGGTCCGCACGCCCCAGCCCTACG TGCCCAGCGTCCCCAAGGAGGTTCCCGTCCCCACCAGCCGCTCGCCCGGCCGCACGCCCATCCCCGGTGTCGCCTTGGAACCGGAGAGGGCAG gcTCCACACTGCTGGTGATGCTGCTCATCGGTggctttgtgcttctctgctccagcctcTTGCTGCTGGCTTTCCTCTGCCGCAGGAAGAG GAAGCCAGCGGCGCAGCTGAACTGTGGGATCACAAAAG GGTACCCCAATCTGGATGCAAGCCAGGTGTGTTCCCTGCAAAGCCTGTCGTCCCCCGGCTCCATGCTGGCTTCCTTCCCCGTGGCAGCCACGCCAGGGGACCTCAGCCTGACCCAGTCACCAG AGTACGCGGAGCCAGACCTGGTGCAGGTGAGCCCCGGCAGCCAGCCGGGCCCTTCCACCTTCAAGCCGCTCCCGGACGAGGGCTATGCGTTGCCGCTGGTTGTGAGCCACTACGACGTGCCAGGAAAACACCACGACTACGCCGAGCCGCTGCTGCCCGAGCCCGAGTACGCCACGCCGTTCGGTGAGCCTGAGCCCACCGGTGCCCGCCAGAGCCCCTGCGGTGTGGCCGGGCTCCCCGGCTCCTCACGGTACGATGCACCCGCCCTGCGGCCCGGCAGGCTGGAGCTGAGCAGGGAATGTTCCCTCTCACACGTCTATCACGAGGCCTTGTGA